Proteins encoded in a region of the Planococcus shixiaomingii genome:
- a CDS encoding GNAT family N-acetyltransferase, protein MEFPTLETERIDLVQIGQQHVAPFFDIMSRDEVTKYYGMDSLMSPEEAVRIIGSFQTTFELNRGIRWGIVLKENGRFAGTIGLNNLNIHGKKAEVGYELHPDYWGKGLIREANEAVMEYAFTELDLFRIGAVTFPDNTASSSLLKKLGFMEEGRLRGYLYQRHQSHDALVFSLLKPEWLERTSKEGA, encoded by the coding sequence ATGGAATTTCCAACACTTGAAACGGAACGGATCGATTTGGTGCAAATAGGCCAGCAGCATGTGGCACCATTTTTTGACATTATGTCAAGGGACGAAGTGACAAAATACTATGGCATGGACAGTTTGATGAGTCCGGAAGAAGCGGTGCGGATAATCGGTTCGTTCCAGACAACTTTTGAGCTGAACCGGGGGATCCGCTGGGGCATCGTTTTAAAAGAAAATGGCCGGTTTGCTGGAACGATCGGGTTGAATAACCTGAACATCCACGGGAAAAAAGCGGAGGTCGGCTATGAATTGCATCCCGATTATTGGGGGAAGGGGCTTATCCGGGAAGCTAATGAAGCGGTAATGGAATATGCGTTTACGGAACTGGACCTTTTCCGGATAGGGGCCGTCACGTTCCCTGACAACACGGCATCAAGCAGTTTGTTGAAAAAGCTTGGGTTTATGGAGGAAGGGCGCTTGCGCGGTTATTTATACCAGCGCCATCAATCGCATGACGCCTTGGTATTTTCGTTGTTAAAACCGGAGTGGCTAGAGCGGACAAGTAAAGAAGGAGCTTAA
- a CDS encoding GNAT family N-acetyltransferase, whose product MTKKHTTVMIRPYEEKDFQLINVLNQAEGWNNLVDKQEDTKQAWNNSAIAFVAEANGEIVGCFRGLTDGFITLYVCELLIHKDCRGQGIGRRLLAHAHELYPKTRLELLASSTSHTYYESEGFRPFYGFRKTILE is encoded by the coding sequence ATGACGAAAAAGCATACCACCGTAATGATACGTCCTTATGAGGAAAAAGACTTCCAACTAATAAACGTGTTGAACCAAGCGGAAGGCTGGAACAATCTGGTTGACAAGCAAGAAGACACAAAGCAGGCATGGAACAATTCGGCGATTGCCTTTGTAGCGGAAGCGAATGGCGAAATTGTTGGTTGCTTTCGAGGATTGACCGATGGTTTTATTACACTTTACGTATGTGAATTATTGATCCACAAAGACTGCCGAGGTCAAGGCATAGGAAGAAGATTGCTGGCTCATGCGCATGAGCTTTATCCGAAAACCCGGCTGGAACTGCTTGCGAGCAGCACTTCCCATACGTATTACGAATCGGAAGGGTTTCGGCCATTTTACGGCTTCCGCAAAACAATTTTAGAATGA
- a CDS encoding winged helix-turn-helix transcriptional regulator, producing the protein MHTPEKHGEMTPVCSNFHNTIEFIGRRWMGVIVYTLMSGPKRFHEIAASIPGISDRLLTERLNELVNEGLVTKTQLASSSKKVEYELTQKGLALKDVIIAIRNWTEQCGRFNHSD; encoded by the coding sequence ATGCATACACCAGAAAAACACGGAGAGATGACGCCGGTTTGCAGCAACTTCCATAACACGATCGAGTTTATTGGCAGAAGGTGGATGGGCGTTATTGTCTATACACTGATGTCCGGCCCGAAACGGTTCCATGAAATTGCGGCAAGCATCCCCGGCATTTCCGACCGTCTTCTGACCGAACGATTGAATGAGCTTGTGAATGAAGGGTTGGTCACCAAAACACAACTGGCCTCTTCCTCCAAAAAAGTTGAATATGAACTGACGCAAAAAGGCTTGGCGCTAAAAGATGTCATCATAGCAATCCGAAACTGGACAGAACAATGCGGACGCTTTAATCATTCGGATTGA
- a CDS encoding nucleotidyltransferase domain-containing protein, translated as MNSHSKWRLDFAQQISRKLEGVAGVRAVMVGGSVARGYSDVYSDLEILVYWDEMPSVETQRSIAKNLNALHRYPVIDHGHESALLINGFPVDIWHRPLATEEASINKVLRGYSTSLDESNVLDTLRFGVPLYGGEMIQPWKNRIEAYPTELAVCFLKEQLPNFHLRQLQFAVLRDNPNAVYSMLSSIQTSVFVILLALNRSYFPTFKWMFKRLDDLPLAPKSIGVRLRQMYRESPAVAAVQLHEVLTETLALVQQQHPHLNTEIAQYGLDQLPPKAFDEKILHTEADKKGKRR; from the coding sequence ATGAATAGCCACTCAAAATGGCGGCTTGATTTTGCACAGCAAATCAGCCGAAAGCTGGAGGGAGTAGCGGGAGTCCGGGCGGTTATGGTGGGCGGTTCCGTAGCGCGAGGATATTCCGATGTTTATTCGGATTTGGAAATCCTTGTTTATTGGGATGAAATGCCATCGGTTGAAACTCAGCGCTCCATCGCCAAAAACTTAAATGCTTTGCACCGTTATCCTGTTATCGACCACGGCCATGAAAGTGCGCTGCTCATCAACGGCTTTCCGGTAGACATTTGGCATCGGCCGCTTGCCACAGAAGAGGCAAGCATCAACAAAGTTTTAAGAGGTTACAGCACCAGTTTGGATGAAAGCAATGTGTTGGACACACTGCGTTTTGGTGTTCCGCTATACGGAGGGGAAATGATCCAGCCATGGAAGAATCGGATCGAAGCGTATCCGACGGAACTGGCGGTTTGTTTTTTGAAGGAGCAGCTGCCGAATTTTCACCTCCGCCAATTGCAATTTGCCGTTTTGCGGGATAATCCGAACGCTGTATACAGTATGCTCAGTTCTATCCAAACAAGTGTATTTGTCATTTTGCTGGCGTTGAACCGCTCTTATTTCCCCACCTTTAAGTGGATGTTCAAACGCTTGGACGATCTGCCTTTAGCACCAAAAAGCATTGGCGTACGCTTACGGCAGATGTACCGGGAATCGCCCGCGGTTGCGGCAGTTCAATTACACGAAGTATTAACGGAGACCTTGGCACTTGTCCAACAGCAGCATCCGCACCTGAATACAGAAATTGCACAGTATGGTTTGGACCAATTGCCGCCAAAAGCTTTTGATGAGAAGATCTTGCACACCGAGGCAGATAAAAAGGGGAAACGACGATGA
- a CDS encoding 8-oxo-dGTP diphosphatase — MAQNVTIQLMTMCLVQDGDKVLLVNRPPEKGFLGFIGPGGKVDFPESLTNGAAREVYEETGLTVKKLVYKGLDEYTDPGSNYRYMVFNYLATEFEGELLEAPPEGELAWVPVAEAVNLPMQPWFKRRFPLFFEEGTFEIYQNWDGEKEIAIDQSVKRL, encoded by the coding sequence ATGGCACAGAACGTAACTATCCAATTGATGACCATGTGTCTAGTGCAAGACGGTGATAAAGTTCTTTTGGTCAACCGGCCCCCTGAAAAGGGATTTCTCGGTTTTATCGGTCCAGGAGGAAAAGTCGATTTTCCGGAAAGCTTAACAAATGGTGCTGCACGCGAAGTTTATGAAGAAACAGGACTGACTGTGAAAAAGTTGGTTTACAAAGGATTGGACGAATACACTGATCCAGGTTCAAATTACAGGTATATGGTATTCAACTACTTGGCAACTGAATTTGAAGGAGAGCTTCTAGAAGCGCCGCCGGAAGGGGAACTCGCTTGGGTGCCGGTAGCAGAAGCAGTGAACTTGCCGATGCAGCCTTGGTTCAAGCGCCGTTTTCCGCTGTTTTTTGAAGAAGGAACATTTGAAATTTACCAAAATTGGGATGGCGAAAAAGAAATAGCGATAGACCAATCCGTGAAACGGTTATAG
- a CDS encoding nitroreductase family protein: MSVKTESSLYKVMTERKSVRVYDPNFKISKEEIEEMLKLATTAPSSSNLQSWNFIVIQDQEVKKELRAIANNQAQVEQSSAIIAVLGNVDAYKNVEKIYTQNVEAGYMDEAIKERTIANTYAMYPNAPVEARMNIAAYDAGLVSMQLMLIAKERGYDTIPMGGFDKAKFAERFDLPEHLFPIVLIAVGKAAAPAFGTTRLPLEEVTRFI; encoded by the coding sequence ATGTCAGTAAAAACAGAATCGTCCCTTTACAAAGTAATGACTGAAAGAAAATCGGTCCGGGTGTATGACCCGAATTTCAAAATCTCAAAAGAAGAGATTGAAGAAATGCTGAAGCTTGCCACAACGGCACCTTCATCAAGCAATTTGCAGTCTTGGAACTTTATCGTTATCCAAGACCAGGAAGTAAAAAAAGAATTGCGCGCGATTGCAAACAACCAAGCACAGGTTGAGCAATCATCAGCGATCATTGCGGTTCTTGGCAATGTCGACGCGTATAAAAACGTCGAAAAAATCTACACGCAAAACGTGGAAGCGGGCTATATGGATGAGGCGATCAAAGAACGGACCATCGCCAATACATATGCCATGTATCCGAATGCACCTGTGGAAGCACGCATGAACATTGCGGCATATGATGCAGGCCTTGTGTCCATGCAATTGATGCTCATCGCCAAAGAACGCGGCTATGATACCATTCCGATGGGCGGTTTCGACAAGGCAAAGTTCGCGGAAAGATTCGATCTTCCGGAACACCTTTTCCCGATCGTATTAATTGCAGTAGGAAAAGCGGCAGCACCGGCATTTGGGACAACCCGTCTTCCTCTTGAGGAAGTTACCCGTTTTATCTAA
- the panB gene encoding 3-methyl-2-oxobutanoate hydroxymethyltransferase, giving the protein MKNTATFSKMKAEGDKIAMLTAYDYPSAKLAEEAGMDIILVGDSLGMVVLGYDSTVKVTVDDMIHHGKAARRGAPDTFLVVDMPFGSFHGSLERTHDNAVRIFQETGAEALKLEGADEVVEVTRMLTRTGIPVVSHLGLLPQSAGVLGGYKVQGKTANAAKKLIEDAKACEAAGAFMLVLECIPHQLAREVSAAVSIPTIGIGAGSETDGQVLVYHDTLKYGSHHIPKFVRSYAETGASMKSGLSEYVAEVKSGAFPAEEHRFTMKEEELQQLYGGKS; this is encoded by the coding sequence ATGAAAAACACAGCAACGTTCTCGAAAATGAAAGCAGAAGGTGACAAAATCGCCATGCTGACGGCGTATGATTATCCGTCGGCGAAACTCGCTGAAGAAGCGGGCATGGATATTATTTTAGTGGGAGATTCACTTGGCATGGTGGTTCTGGGCTATGATTCGACCGTCAAAGTAACAGTGGATGACATGATCCATCACGGAAAAGCGGCTCGCCGCGGAGCTCCGGATACATTCCTAGTCGTGGATATGCCGTTCGGTTCTTTCCATGGCAGCTTGGAACGGACGCATGACAACGCCGTACGCATCTTCCAGGAAACCGGAGCGGAAGCTTTGAAACTGGAAGGCGCGGACGAAGTCGTGGAAGTAACGCGCATGCTGACCCGTACAGGCATCCCGGTCGTTTCGCATCTCGGCTTGCTGCCGCAAAGCGCTGGCGTCCTCGGCGGCTATAAGGTCCAAGGGAAAACGGCGAATGCGGCGAAAAAATTGATTGAAGACGCCAAAGCGTGTGAAGCTGCTGGAGCTTTCATGCTGGTGCTTGAGTGCATCCCTCACCAGTTAGCGCGTGAAGTTTCCGCTGCAGTTTCTATTCCGACAATTGGCATTGGGGCAGGCAGTGAAACGGATGGCCAAGTACTGGTCTATCACGACACGTTAAAATATGGATCGCATCATATACCAAAATTTGTCCGTTCTTATGCAGAAACCGGCGCATCGATGAAATCGGGGCTCAGTGAATATGTTGCCGAAGTAAAATCCGGCGCCTTCCCGGCAGAAGAGCACCGCTTCACGATGAAAGAAGAAGAACTGCAGCAGTTGTACGGCGGCAAATCGTAA
- a CDS encoding GNAT family N-acetyltransferase, translating to MSIQTARLEMRPYQDEDFEFLCSLFSDPEVVRFIGDGKTRDRDGAMQFLYWIYRSYKTDPKLGLRVLVRKKDLKLVGHAGLVPQTINGAEELEIGYWIAREHWGQGYATEAAKALKEYGSHKLGKERFVSLIQPENVASRKVAERIGLALEEEIVLGGREVCVYSNARGKEYGISNT from the coding sequence ATGTCCATCCAAACCGCCCGGCTTGAAATGCGTCCTTACCAAGATGAAGATTTTGAGTTTCTCTGTTCTCTTTTTTCTGATCCGGAAGTGGTCCGGTTTATTGGTGATGGAAAGACGCGCGACCGGGACGGTGCAATGCAGTTTCTGTATTGGATTTACCGGTCTTATAAAACGGATCCAAAACTCGGGCTGCGGGTCTTGGTCCGGAAAAAAGATTTAAAATTGGTTGGACATGCCGGGCTTGTTCCTCAAACAATCAATGGAGCCGAAGAGCTGGAAATCGGCTACTGGATAGCGCGTGAACATTGGGGACAAGGCTATGCCACAGAAGCGGCGAAAGCGTTAAAAGAGTATGGCAGCCATAAGCTCGGCAAAGAGCGGTTCGTTTCGCTGATTCAGCCGGAAAATGTGGCGTCGAGAAAAGTGGCGGAACGAATTGGCCTGGCGCTTGAAGAAGAAATCGTACTAGGCGGAAGAGAAGTGTGTGTGTATTCAAACGCGAGGGGGAAAGAATATGGAATTTCCAACACTTGA
- a CDS encoding GNAT family N-acetyltransferase, producing MRGEHIYLRAFKPQDAEIKLKLEQDNRQFFEKYSMTRYPDFYTLMIQREIIEIGIEQREEGREESFGIFKNEDDMLIGTISLFQIFRGPLQSAFLGYALDKNHNNKGYTTEAVKLIVDYAFRKLHLHRIEAGVMPHNIPSIRVLEKAGFHKEGIAKSNVKINGKWEDHQVLAIINPND from the coding sequence ATGAGAGGCGAGCATATTTACTTGAGGGCATTTAAACCGCAAGACGCTGAGATAAAGCTCAAGCTGGAACAAGACAACCGTCAATTTTTTGAGAAATACTCGATGACCCGCTATCCGGACTTTTATACATTGATGATTCAGAGAGAAATCATTGAAATCGGCATTGAGCAACGGGAAGAAGGGCGTGAAGAAAGCTTTGGGATTTTTAAGAATGAAGACGACATGTTAATCGGGACGATTTCGCTTTTTCAAATTTTTCGCGGCCCGCTTCAAAGCGCGTTTCTCGGTTATGCATTGGACAAAAATCATAACAACAAAGGATATACCACCGAAGCGGTCAAGCTCATTGTGGATTATGCTTTCCGAAAGCTGCACTTGCACCGCATTGAAGCAGGGGTCATGCCGCATAACATTCCGTCCATCCGCGTGCTCGAAAAGGCGGGATTCCATAAAGAAGGAATCGCTAAAAGCAATGTGAAGATCAATGGCAAATGGGAAGATCATCAAGTGCTGGCGATTATCAATCCGAATGATTAA